One bacterium genomic region harbors:
- a CDS encoding acyl-CoA dehydrogenase, protein MDFNDTPEEAEFRAEARTFLDKHVRPLKPGETAGGVLERDDPEIVKQAKEWQACKKDNGWACLTWPKEFGGRAVASNLNVVWNQEEGKYATAANIFGIGIGMLGPTIMAHGTDAQKSQHLERMARGDDVWCQLFSEPSAGSDLAGLRTSAVKDGDDWLLNGQKIWTTGAQFSEWGMIVTRTDPNVAKHAGLTYFIVDMKSPGIEIRPIKQINGDSGFNEVFFSDTRVPDSNRVDAVGNGWAVALTTLMNERSSIGAGGGGMRAEDLIRLAQDCTLNGRPAIEDSAVRQKIANFYVNASGLKYTGYRTLTALSRGTTPGPESSIGKMVGAPMAQELGSFATELMGITGSQISGPQETYLGSPGLRIAGGTDEILRNILAERVLRLPPEPRMDKKVAFREIPTAPPGK, encoded by the coding sequence ATGGATTTCAACGACACACCTGAAGAAGCTGAGTTCCGCGCAGAAGCACGGACCTTCCTGGACAAGCACGTCCGCCCCCTCAAGCCGGGCGAAACAGCGGGCGGAGTCCTGGAGCGCGATGATCCGGAAATCGTGAAGCAGGCCAAGGAATGGCAGGCCTGCAAGAAGGACAACGGTTGGGCCTGCCTGACCTGGCCGAAGGAATTTGGCGGCCGCGCGGTCGCATCCAACCTCAACGTGGTCTGGAACCAGGAAGAGGGCAAGTACGCCACGGCCGCAAATATCTTCGGCATCGGTATCGGCATGCTCGGACCGACGATCATGGCCCACGGAACCGATGCGCAGAAGAGCCAGCATCTGGAGAGGATGGCGCGCGGTGACGATGTCTGGTGCCAGTTGTTCAGCGAGCCTTCCGCCGGTTCCGATCTTGCGGGTCTGCGCACGAGCGCCGTCAAGGACGGCGACGACTGGCTGCTGAACGGTCAAAAGATCTGGACGACCGGCGCTCAGTTCAGTGAGTGGGGCATGATCGTCACACGCACCGATCCCAATGTGGCCAAGCACGCAGGGCTGACGTACTTCATCGTCGACATGAAGTCGCCGGGTATCGAGATCCGTCCGATCAAACAGATCAACGGCGACAGCGGTTTCAATGAAGTCTTCTTCAGCGACACACGCGTTCCGGACTCGAATCGCGTCGACGCCGTTGGCAATGGTTGGGCCGTCGCCCTCACCACGCTCATGAACGAGCGTTCTTCGATCGGCGCAGGCGGCGGAGGAATGCGGGCAGAAGACCTGATTCGTCTGGCGCAGGACTGCACATTGAATGGTCGCCCGGCGATCGAGGATTCGGCCGTCCGCCAGAAGATCGCCAACTTCTATGTGAACGCATCGGGCTTGAAGTACACCGGTTACCGCACCCTGACCGCGCTTTCGCGTGGTACGACGCCGGGCCCGGAGTCCTCGATCGGAAAGATGGTCGGCGCTCCAATGGCCCAGGAACTGGGCTCGTTCGCAACCGAACTCATGGGTATCACCGGTTCGCAGATTTCCGGCCCACAGGAGACCTACCTGGGCTCGCCGGGTCTGAGAATCGCCGGAGGCACCGACGAGATCCTGCGCAATATCCTGGCGGAGCGGGTGCTTCGCCTTCCGCCGGAACCGCGCATGGACAAGAAGGTCGCGTTCCGCGAGATCCCCACGGCACCGCCTGGTAAGTAA
- a CDS encoding acyl-CoA/acyl-ACP dehydrogenase, with protein sequence MNFDFSDDQKLLQKTARDFLEERSPLAVNRNVLESDLHYDADLWSAAAEMGWQGATIPEEYGGAGFGYLELVLIAEEVGRSLAPIPFDSSVYLATEAILLAGNPEQKKNRLSALAAGEAIGTLALAEGRGEVHPNNIETRFEGGKLTGTKLAVANGNTASFAIVAAKAGDGVALALVDLSADGVTRSPVDSIDPTRSIANIEFKNTPAEPLGDAGQGWEVLQRVLDRGAIMLAFEQLGGASHVLELTKDFTMGRYAFGRPIASFQAIKHRLADLYAAVELAKSNCFYGAWALSTDSDELGIAACNARVSASTAFDLGAVEMIQMYGGVGYTWEYDCHLFYRRAKHDSVVLGSPAEWREKLVQRLVAKNAA encoded by the coding sequence ATGAATTTCGATTTCTCCGATGACCAGAAGCTCCTGCAGAAGACGGCCAGGGACTTTCTGGAGGAGCGTTCCCCTCTCGCCGTGAACCGCAACGTCCTGGAATCCGACCTTCACTACGACGCCGATCTGTGGAGCGCCGCAGCCGAAATGGGATGGCAGGGCGCAACGATCCCCGAAGAGTACGGGGGCGCGGGATTCGGCTATCTGGAACTGGTATTGATCGCCGAGGAAGTCGGACGCTCTCTCGCGCCGATCCCCTTCGACTCATCGGTCTACCTGGCCACCGAAGCCATCCTGCTCGCCGGAAACCCCGAGCAGAAGAAGAATCGCCTTTCAGCTCTCGCCGCGGGCGAAGCCATCGGCACCCTGGCGCTCGCTGAGGGTCGAGGCGAAGTCCACCCGAACAACATCGAGACCCGCTTCGAAGGCGGCAAGCTCACGGGCACGAAGCTCGCGGTGGCGAATGGCAATACTGCGAGTTTCGCGATCGTCGCAGCCAAAGCGGGCGACGGAGTGGCTCTCGCGCTGGTCGACCTGAGTGCTGACGGCGTCACGCGCAGTCCAGTCGATTCAATCGACCCGACTCGTTCGATCGCGAACATCGAGTTCAAGAATACGCCTGCAGAGCCACTCGGCGACGCCGGACAGGGCTGGGAGGTCCTCCAGCGAGTGCTCGATCGCGGCGCGATCATGCTGGCCTTCGAACAGCTCGGCGGCGCGAGCCACGTGCTCGAACTGACCAAGGACTTCACGATGGGTCGCTACGCTTTCGGCCGACCGATCGCCAGCTTCCAGGCGATCAAGCATCGGCTCGCCGATCTCTACGCAGCCGTCGAACTCGCCAAGTCGAACTGCTTCTACGGTGCGTGGGCGCTCTCGACGGACTCGGACGAACTGGGCATCGCAGCGTGCAATGCGCGCGTCTCGGCTTCGACCGCTTTCGATCTAGGCGCCGTCGAGATGATCCAGATGTACGGCGGCGTCGGCTACACATGGGAGTACGACTGCCACCTGTTCTACCGCCGCGCGAAGCACGACTCGGTCGTGCTCGGTTCGCCGGCAGAGTGGCGAGAAAAGCTGGTCCAGCGCCTCGTGGCCAAGAACGCGGCCTGA
- a CDS encoding SDR family NAD(P)-dependent oxidoreductase produces MKQLQNRVAVITGGASGIGRALALELAGRGCDLALVDLNRAGLDEAAERARASGRKVSTHIADVADRERMAKLPEEVLAEHGRVHILANNAGVNASGAIGEISVEDFEWVIGINFWGVVHGCHFFLPHLKQQDEAHIVNLSSMFGFIGVPESAAYCSTKFAVRGFSETLWTELAGTGVGVTSVHPGGVKTNIVRSQRTHDPENHAEFVDQFEKAARMSPEAAAKRIVRAIEKNKQRQRICAESYLTDWLKRALPNATQHLMATIYRRRGGVL; encoded by the coding sequence ATGAAACAGCTTCAGAACCGCGTGGCGGTCATTACTGGAGGGGCGAGTGGGATCGGTCGAGCGCTGGCGCTGGAACTCGCGGGGCGCGGTTGCGATCTGGCCCTGGTCGATCTGAATCGGGCGGGTCTGGACGAAGCCGCCGAGCGGGCTCGCGCCAGTGGGCGCAAGGTGTCCACCCATATTGCCGACGTGGCCGATCGCGAACGTATGGCGAAGCTACCGGAGGAAGTGCTGGCCGAGCACGGGCGCGTCCACATCCTGGCCAATAACGCGGGTGTGAACGCGAGCGGTGCCATTGGCGAGATCTCGGTCGAAGACTTCGAGTGGGTGATCGGGATCAACTTCTGGGGAGTCGTGCACGGCTGTCACTTCTTCCTCCCCCATCTGAAGCAGCAGGACGAGGCTCATATCGTCAATCTTTCGAGCATGTTCGGATTCATCGGTGTGCCCGAGTCCGCGGCCTATTGCTCCACGAAGTTTGCGGTGCGCGGTTTCAGCGAAACGCTCTGGACCGAACTGGCCGGCACCGGGGTCGGAGTTACCAGTGTGCATCCGGGTGGAGTGAAGACCAACATCGTGCGCAGTCAGCGCACGCACGATCCCGAGAATCACGCGGAATTCGTGGACCAATTCGAAAAGGCTGCGCGCATGTCGCCTGAAGCCGCGGCGAAGCGCATCGTCCGGGCGATCGAGAAGAACAAGCAGCGCCAGCGGATCTGTGCCGAGTCCTATCTGACGGACTGGCTCAAACGGGCTCTTCCCAATGCCACGCAACACCTCATGGCCACGATCTACCGACGGCGAGGTGGGGTTCTATAG
- a CDS encoding ABC transporter substrate-binding protein, with product MSRFSRFAVVAIGILAALFFALPASADRAAEGRAFLEKTVHEFLAILRAESVTPEQRLAQVEALAIERFNLDRMTKLVLGKNRRKLSEAQQIEFRDEFKEHIALTYGSNLESFSDETIEIGKARVEKNSDVTVQTKVIGGAADGVLITYRLHSKNGAPWRVIDVVIEGVSTIQNFRSQIQDIVSNKGVEQLIAILREKNQKTATANHAEAQ from the coding sequence ATGAGTAGATTTTCACGCTTTGCGGTTGTGGCCATTGGAATTCTGGCGGCTTTGTTCTTTGCCCTGCCCGCCAGCGCAGATCGCGCGGCGGAGGGGCGCGCCTTCCTCGAGAAGACGGTCCATGAATTCCTCGCAATCTTGCGAGCTGAGAGCGTCACTCCCGAGCAGCGACTCGCACAGGTCGAAGCGCTCGCGATCGAGCGCTTCAACCTCGACCGCATGACCAAGCTGGTCCTGGGCAAGAACCGGAGAAAGCTGAGCGAGGCGCAACAGATCGAGTTTCGCGACGAGTTCAAGGAGCATATTGCGCTCACCTACGGAAGCAATCTGGAGTCGTTTTCCGACGAGACCATCGAGATCGGCAAGGCGCGCGTAGAAAAGAACAGCGATGTGACCGTCCAGACCAAGGTCATCGGTGGCGCAGCCGACGGTGTGCTGATCACCTACCGCCTCCACTCCAAGAATGGCGCTCCATGGCGAGTGATCGATGTGGTGATCGAGGGAGTCTCCACGATCCAGAACTTCCGCTCCCAGATCCAGGACATCGTCAGCAACAAGGGCGTAGAGCAGTTGATCGCAATTCTTCGCGAGAAGAACCAGAAGACGGCCACAGCCAATCACGCGGAAGCCCAGTAG
- a CDS encoding VacJ family lipoprotein, whose translation MREFAPRRCGWVLAVLAILASACGSTAPERLITEEAQQEQADIDPIKGINRGFFNFNETLDRFFLKPVAIGWSWITPEYFRVHLQQMFLNLNFPGQLVNNLLQGEVKQAGRDVGRFVTNSTIGIAGFFDPATGWGMPTRDEDFGQTLGVWGLGAGSYLVLPFMGPSGRRDLTAKPIDWVLNVGSSPLLPGGSVRQINSRTLALEQIDEARKGALDFYVFARGAYRQNREAQVANDRSGESTEPDESLYELDEEEDE comes from the coding sequence ATGCGAGAGTTCGCGCCGAGACGCTGTGGATGGGTGTTGGCGGTCCTGGCGATATTGGCCAGTGCCTGCGGCTCGACGGCCCCTGAACGGCTGATCACCGAGGAAGCCCAGCAAGAGCAAGCGGACATCGATCCGATCAAAGGCATCAATCGCGGCTTTTTCAACTTCAACGAGACGCTGGATCGCTTCTTCTTGAAGCCGGTCGCCATCGGCTGGAGTTGGATCACTCCCGAGTACTTCCGGGTCCATCTGCAGCAGATGTTCCTGAATCTGAATTTCCCCGGGCAGCTCGTGAACAACCTGCTCCAGGGCGAGGTCAAACAGGCGGGAAGGGATGTGGGCCGTTTCGTGACGAACTCGACGATTGGCATCGCGGGTTTTTTTGATCCGGCCACTGGTTGGGGCATGCCGACGCGCGATGAGGACTTCGGTCAAACCCTGGGAGTCTGGGGGCTCGGTGCCGGCTCATATCTGGTCTTGCCTTTCATGGGACCCAGCGGGCGTCGCGATCTTACGGCCAAGCCGATCGATTGGGTCTTGAATGTGGGCTCATCGCCGCTGTTGCCCGGAGGCAGCGTGCGCCAGATCAACAGTCGCACCCTCGCGCTCGAACAGATCGACGAAGCGCGCAAGGGTGCGCTGGACTTCTACGTGTTTGCGCGCGGTGCGTATCGGCAGAACCGCGAAGCCCAGGTCGCCAATGATCGCAGTGGTGAAAGCACCGAACCGGACGAATCCCTGTACGAACTCGATGAGGAAGAAGATGAGTAG
- the mlaD gene encoding outer membrane lipid asymmetry maintenance protein MlaD, with translation MPNSAQRDLLVGLFVLAGLVAIAYLSIQVGGANYAGPGGLSLTAYFDEVGGLAERAPVVVGGVKVGTVRRIDLDEEDFRAIVTLEVDDSLELPDDTSASILTAGVLGDQYLSLEPGGSPDLLGNGDTITYTQGAVVLERLIGKLLTSFGSGDGE, from the coding sequence ATGCCGAACTCAGCACAACGGGATCTACTCGTGGGCCTCTTCGTTCTGGCCGGTCTTGTGGCCATCGCCTATCTGTCCATCCAGGTTGGGGGCGCCAACTACGCGGGGCCGGGCGGTCTCTCGCTGACGGCGTACTTCGATGAGGTCGGCGGACTCGCCGAACGCGCACCGGTCGTGGTGGGCGGTGTCAAGGTCGGGACCGTGCGCCGGATCGATCTCGACGAAGAGGACTTCCGCGCAATCGTCACCCTGGAAGTAGACGACTCGCTCGAGTTGCCCGACGACACCTCGGCGTCGATCCTGACCGCGGGTGTGCTCGGCGACCAGTATCTGTCGCTGGAACCCGGAGGATCCCCCGATTTGCTGGGGAATGGCGACACGATCACTTATACGCAGGGCGCGGTCGTTCTCGAGCGTTTGATCGGCAAGCTCCTGACGAGCTTTGGCAGCGGAGACGGCGAGTGA
- a CDS encoding ABC transporter permease, with the protein MTTPIHTLGQRSIGLIQGLGSFSLFGSRILLCLFTPPFRPRRLLDECFEGGFMSLAIVCTSGAAVGMVMGLQSFNALSRFGAEESMGSLVGLTLVRELGPVLTALLVIGRAGSATAAGIGAMVATQQLDGLRMLSIDPIHYVAAPKAVALTLVMPLLSALFICFALAGGYVIGVPVLGVDGGSYLTSLESALDFSDDILGSLLKAFVFGILVGLIATYRGYTSEPNSEGVSRATTGAVVQASVATLVVDYVITALWGI; encoded by the coding sequence GTGACGACCCCGATTCACACACTCGGCCAGCGCAGTATCGGGCTGATTCAAGGACTCGGCTCGTTCAGCTTGTTTGGCAGTCGGATCCTGCTTTGCTTGTTTACGCCTCCGTTTCGCCCGCGCCGGTTGCTCGACGAGTGCTTCGAGGGCGGATTCATGTCGCTGGCGATCGTCTGTACGTCGGGCGCGGCCGTCGGCATGGTCATGGGCCTGCAGAGCTTCAATGCGCTGTCGCGCTTTGGCGCGGAAGAGAGCATGGGCTCGCTGGTCGGCTTGACCCTGGTGCGGGAACTGGGACCGGTGCTGACGGCGCTACTGGTCATCGGACGCGCCGGTTCCGCCACCGCCGCGGGTATCGGCGCCATGGTGGCAACCCAACAACTCGACGGCCTGCGCATGCTCTCGATCGATCCCATTCACTACGTCGCCGCGCCCAAGGCCGTCGCGCTTACACTCGTGATGCCGTTGCTGTCGGCCCTTTTCATCTGCTTCGCGCTCGCGGGCGGCTATGTGATCGGAGTCCCGGTACTGGGCGTGGACGGTGGCTCCTATCTGACGAGCCTGGAAAGTGCACTGGACTTCTCCGATGATATCCTGGGCAGCCTGCTCAAGGCCTTCGTGTTCGGAATCCTGGTTGGATTGATTGCTACCTATCGCGGCTATACCTCGGAACCCAACTCCGAAGGCGTCAGTCGCGCAACTACCGGAGCGGTCGTCCAGGCGTCGGTTGCGACACTCGTAGTCGACTATGTAATCACCGCGCTCTGGGGCATCTAG
- a CDS encoding ATP-binding cassette domain-containing protein, which translates to MTQVPDPGQAHVDIINVRLKLEDRVIFDSLSCRFPQGGLSVVLGASGAGKSTLLRMISGLQKPDFGDIWIGDDEVTDLNERQTQRVRRKIGMMFQGGALLDSMSVFDNVALPLREHTNLPGSEIGDRVRSMFDSVGLENVERLLPGQLSGGMMKRVALARAMITEPEILLCDEPFSGLDPIAVRLIETLLVDVNQRTNVTMILTNHNIATTLRMADEVVFVVDRSAISGPVKQVDHSLDPRLYRHLQAAGYSAFEAEPSS; encoded by the coding sequence ATGACCCAAGTGCCCGATCCGGGCCAGGCTCACGTCGATATCATCAACGTTCGTCTGAAACTGGAAGATCGCGTGATCTTCGACAGTCTGTCCTGTCGATTTCCTCAGGGTGGATTGTCGGTCGTCCTGGGCGCCAGTGGTGCGGGCAAGAGCACCCTGCTGCGCATGATCAGCGGCCTCCAGAAGCCTGACTTCGGCGATATCTGGATCGGCGACGACGAGGTCACCGACCTGAACGAACGGCAGACCCAGCGCGTGCGGCGCAAGATCGGGATGATGTTCCAGGGCGGCGCACTGCTCGACTCGATGAGCGTGTTCGACAACGTGGCACTACCGCTTCGCGAACACACGAACCTGCCCGGGTCGGAGATCGGGGATCGAGTGCGTTCGATGTTCGACTCCGTCGGACTCGAAAACGTGGAGCGCCTGCTGCCGGGTCAACTCTCCGGCGGCATGATGAAACGCGTCGCACTCGCGCGCGCGATGATCACCGAGCCGGAAATCCTGCTCTGTGACGAACCGTTTTCTGGCCTCGATCCAATTGCGGTGCGCCTGATCGAGACCCTTCTGGTGGACGTGAACCAGCGAACCAATGTGACGATGATCCTCACCAATCACAATATTGCGACGACCCTGCGCATGGCGGACGAAGTCGTGTTCGTGGTCGATCGCTCGGCCATCAGCGGACCGGTGAAACAGGTCGATCACAGCCTGGATCCGCGGCTCTATCGTCACCTTCAGGCGGCCGGCTATTCCGCCTTCGAAGCAGAGCCGTCTTCGTGA
- a CDS encoding MBL fold metallo-hydrolase encodes MSEPEPLEERRIGAVTVLFGSGGGKYPSGNTLLVQGREECVIIDPSLDVIPRHKALPRIDRILASHCHEDHIAGNFLFPEVRCHLHEEDLPGIQSLEALLKIYGYSEATLKEFSKVLVDTFHFEPRPESVGFRDGDVFDLGGGVRIRVIHTPGHTRGHCALHIEPDDVLFLADIDLSGFGPYYGDAWSDLASFERTLVMIREFDARYYATSHHIGVLDGREAFLERLDRFESAIERREQNLLAYLAEAHDLDEVAEHRFVYRKGAGGGFVTDVERRSMAQHLDRLERDGRVKQVEPGRYLAT; translated from the coding sequence GTGAGTGAACCTGAGCCTTTAGAAGAACGCCGTATCGGGGCGGTGACGGTCCTGTTCGGATCCGGCGGTGGGAAGTACCCGTCGGGGAACACACTTCTGGTCCAGGGCCGTGAAGAGTGCGTGATCATCGATCCATCGCTCGATGTAATTCCGAGGCACAAGGCGTTACCGCGCATCGATCGTATCCTGGCCAGCCACTGCCACGAGGATCACATCGCCGGGAATTTCCTCTTCCCCGAGGTTCGATGTCATCTTCACGAGGAAGACCTTCCCGGAATCCAATCGCTGGAGGCACTGCTCAAAATCTACGGCTACTCCGAAGCGACGCTCAAGGAATTCAGCAAAGTTCTGGTCGACACGTTCCATTTCGAGCCGCGGCCCGAATCGGTCGGGTTTCGCGACGGGGATGTATTCGATCTCGGGGGTGGCGTGCGCATCCGCGTGATCCACACTCCGGGGCACACGCGTGGGCACTGTGCGCTGCATATCGAGCCCGACGACGTGTTGTTCCTGGCCGATATCGATCTATCGGGCTTTGGTCCGTACTACGGAGACGCCTGGTCTGATCTGGCGTCCTTCGAACGCACTCTGGTCATGATTCGCGAGTTCGATGCGCGCTACTACGCGACGTCCCATCACATCGGCGTGCTCGACGGTCGCGAAGCTTTCCTCGAGCGACTCGACCGCTTCGAGAGCGCGATCGAAAGGCGCGAACAGAATCTGCTCGCCTATCTGGCTGAAGCCCACGATCTGGACGAAGTCGCAGAGCATCGATTCGTGTATCGCAAGGGCGCCGGGGGGGGATTCGTTACAGATGTCGAGCGACGCAGCATGGCGCAACACCTGGACCGTCTCGAGCGCGACGGTCGGGTGAAACAGGTCGAGCCGGGTCGCTACCTGGCGACCTGA
- a CDS encoding low molecular weight phosphotyrosine protein phosphatase, translated as MTTSTRQRVSVCFVCMGNICRSPTAEGIMRHLVAEAGLDAVIEVDSAGTGAWHAGNPPDPRSTEEAARRGLKLVGEARQFEAADFDRFDYVLVTDSNRYDDVCELARDVEARSRVHNLLKFDPGSDDDAPVPDPYYGGATGFADVFDLCELACRGLLEHLRRHHGLS; from the coding sequence GTGACGACGTCGACCCGTCAGCGCGTTTCGGTGTGCTTCGTCTGTATGGGCAATATCTGCCGTTCGCCCACCGCTGAGGGCATCATGCGGCACCTGGTGGCCGAAGCGGGTCTCGACGCGGTCATCGAAGTCGACAGCGCCGGTACCGGAGCCTGGCACGCCGGCAATCCGCCCGACCCGCGTTCGACAGAAGAAGCGGCGCGTAGGGGCCTGAAGCTCGTGGGTGAGGCGCGCCAGTTCGAGGCAGCCGATTTCGATCGCTTCGACTACGTGCTGGTGACCGATTCCAATCGCTACGACGATGTATGTGAACTCGCCCGTGACGTGGAGGCGCGCTCGCGGGTGCACAATTTGCTGAAGTTCGATCCGGGCTCGGATGACGATGCCCCGGTACCGGATCCCTACTACGGCGGTGCGACTGGGTTCGCCGACGTCTTCGATCTGTGCGAACTCGCGTGTCGCGGGCTGCTCGAGCACCTCCGCCGGCATCACGGCCTGAGCTGA
- a CDS encoding zinc-binding dehydrogenase, with the protein MRQIWIPKAGPPEVLELREADDPLPAEGEVRIRVEASGVNFADLMGRMGIYPDLPAMPVVPGYEIAGIVDAIGRDVGSDWLGRDVLALTQFGGYSDVICLPEVQVHARPAGVSAQQAAALPVNYLTAYQLMVVMGSLSAGETVLIHSAGGGVGIAAIQLARHIGAHTIGTASAGKHEFLESIGLDHAIDYRSEDFEKRVAEITRGRGVELVLDAVGGKSFAKSYRALAPSGRLGMFGMSASAPGKRRNRWGLLRAGFQMPWFRFNPLELMNSNKGVFGVNVGHLWEEVDRVTAWLETLTVCARDEVIQPVIAKTFPFEQAAAAHHYLHDRENLGKVLLLP; encoded by the coding sequence ATGCGACAGATCTGGATCCCCAAGGCCGGTCCACCCGAAGTTCTCGAACTGCGAGAGGCGGACGACCCCCTGCCGGCGGAAGGCGAGGTCCGCATTCGGGTCGAAGCATCCGGTGTGAATTTCGCGGACCTCATGGGCCGCATGGGCATCTATCCCGATCTGCCAGCGATGCCCGTCGTTCCGGGCTACGAGATCGCGGGCATCGTCGACGCCATCGGACGAGATGTCGGATCCGACTGGCTGGGCCGCGACGTGCTCGCCCTGACACAGTTCGGCGGATACAGCGACGTGATCTGCCTTCCCGAAGTCCAGGTGCACGCGCGTCCCGCCGGTGTGTCCGCACAGCAGGCCGCGGCACTGCCCGTGAACTACCTGACGGCCTATCAGCTGATGGTCGTAATGGGTTCGCTATCGGCCGGTGAAACGGTGCTGATCCACTCGGCGGGGGGCGGCGTGGGAATCGCCGCAATTCAGCTGGCGCGTCACATCGGTGCGCACACGATCGGCACCGCCTCCGCGGGCAAGCACGAGTTCCTCGAATCGATCGGGCTGGACCACGCCATCGACTACCGGAGTGAGGATTTCGAAAAGCGCGTCGCGGAGATCACGCGCGGACGCGGTGTGGAACTGGTGCTGGACGCGGTAGGCGGAAAGAGTTTCGCGAAGAGCTACCGCGCGCTCGCTCCCTCCGGGAGGCTCGGCATGTTCGGAATGTCCGCGAGCGCTCCGGGCAAGCGCCGCAATCGCTGGGGACTCCTGCGTGCGGGATTTCAGATGCCCTGGTTCCGCTTCAACCCACTCGAACTCATGAATTCGAACAAGGGCGTGTTCGGGGTGAACGTGGGACACCTTTGGGAAGAGGTGGATCGCGTTACAGCCTGGCTGGAGACTCTGACCGTTTGCGCCCGCGACGAGGTCATCCAGCCGGTGATCGCGAAGACCTTTCCGTTCGAGCAGGCCGCCGCGGCACACCACTACCTCCACGACCGGGAGAACCTGGGTAAGGTGCTTCTACTGCCCTGA
- a CDS encoding lytic transglycosylase domain-containing protein: MNSRRIFTGRALRPAVLLLLLSGGCQSLSSFDGPALTQPVPESVLAFASPATGEFTAPLVETEPVHKIQERMPGGDSSTLPDPRPLLSRILSERARHIRAAERAEMVEALAAAGEDPPLDPFLILGVIEQESRFRPNAEGPHGSLGLMQVRPFVGEGVARRIALPWRGAETLFDPSANLRIGIAYLKQVVEMYGDEELALAAYNMGPYRLRRMLQRGAFPRGTYSGKVYEHRDTFKGRYTEPVAAALR; encoded by the coding sequence ATGAATTCCAGGCGAATCTTCACGGGGCGGGCGCTGCGCCCCGCAGTGCTCCTTCTACTGCTGAGCGGCGGTTGTCAGAGTCTGTCGTCATTCGACGGCCCCGCGCTGACACAACCGGTCCCGGAATCCGTTCTGGCGTTTGCGAGTCCCGCGACCGGCGAGTTCACGGCCCCGCTCGTCGAAACCGAACCGGTGCACAAAATCCAGGAGAGGATGCCCGGCGGCGATTCTTCGACCCTTCCGGATCCGCGCCCACTTCTTTCCCGGATTCTGTCCGAGCGCGCGCGCCACATCCGAGCCGCCGAACGCGCGGAGATGGTCGAGGCCCTGGCCGCGGCAGGTGAAGATCCCCCTCTGGACCCGTTCCTGATTCTGGGCGTGATCGAACAAGAGAGCCGCTTCCGACCCAATGCGGAGGGACCCCACGGATCACTCGGCCTGATGCAGGTACGGCCCTTCGTCGGTGAGGGTGTTGCCCGGCGCATCGCCCTGCCCTGGCGGGGCGCCGAGACCCTGTTCGATCCCTCGGCGAACCTGCGCATCGGCATCGCCTATCTGAAGCAGGTCGTCGAGATGTACGGGGACGAGGAACTGGCACTGGCCGCGTACAACATGGGCCCCTATCGCTTGCGCCGCATGCTGCAACGCGGCGCCTTCCCGCGCGGGACGTACTCCGGAAAGGTCTACGAGCACCGGGACACCTTCAAAGGCCGCTACACCGAACCGGTCGCCGCCGCGCTACGCTAG